One window of the Bos indicus isolate NIAB-ARS_2022 breed Sahiwal x Tharparkar chromosome 15, NIAB-ARS_B.indTharparkar_mat_pri_1.0, whole genome shotgun sequence genome contains the following:
- the LOC139187209 gene encoding olfactory receptor 5B12-like encodes MKNSTVVTEFILVGITDDPQLQIPLFLVFTLIYLLTLVGNLGVITLILLDSRLHTPMYFFLSNLALVDFAYSTAVTPKVMAGFLTGDKVISYNACAAQLFFFAVFLIMESFLLASMAYDHHAAVCQPLHYTNIMTPRVCSWMVTGSYVLSFLEASVHTWNIFSLSFCRSNVIDHFFCDATPLLALSCSESNRSEMVLFLLVGFTVLSSNLVILVSYLFIFVTILRMRSSEGHQKAFSTCASHLTAVSSFYGTASFMYFEPGSRHSMSTDKMASVFYAIVIPMLNPLIYSLRNKEVKRALKKAVGKAKSSLRFKI; translated from the coding sequence ATGAAGAACAGTACAGTCGTGACTGAGTTCATTCTTGTCGGGATAACTGATGACCCACAACTGCAGATCCCACTCTTTCTAGTGTTCACACTCATCTACCTCCTCACTCTGGTTGGGAACCTGGGGGTGATCACGCTGATCCTGCTGGACTCTCGTCTCCACactcccatgtacttcttccttagCAACCTCGCTCTGGTGGACTTTGCTTACTCCACAGCCGTCACTCCCAAAGTGATGGCAGGATTCCTCACGGGAGACAAGGTCATTTCCTACAATGCTTGTGCTGCtcagcttttcttctttgctgtctTTCTCATTATGGAAAGTTTTCTTTTGGCTTCAATGGCCTATGACCATCATGCAGCAGTGTGTCAACCACTCCATTACACCAACATCATGACACCAAGAGTGTGTTCCTGGATGGTCACAGGGTCctatgttcttagttttctggagGCCTCTGTTCACACTTGGAACATATTCAGTCTGTCTTTCTGCAGATCCAATGTGATTGATCACTTTTTCTGTGATGCTACTCCTCTCCTGGCTCTCTCATGCTCAGAAAGCAACAGAAGTgagatggttttatttcttttggttgGCTTCACTGTCCTCTCTTCTAACCTGGTCATCCTGGTCTCCTATCTGTTTATCTTTGTCACCATTCTGAGGATGCGCTCATCTGAAGGACATCAGAAGGCCTTTTCCACCTGTGCTTCCCACCTCACTGCTGTCTCCAGCTTTTACGGGACAGCTTCTTTCATGTACTTTGAGCCCGGCTCCCGCCATTCCATGAGCACAGACAAAATGGCGTCTGTGTTCTATGCCATAGTCATCCCCATGCTGAATCCTCTGATCTATAGTCTGAGGAACAAAGAGGTCAAGAGGGCACTAAAAAAGGCTGTGGGGAAGGCAAAGTCTTCTCTAAGattcaaaatttaa